DNA from Danaus plexippus chromosome 6, MEX_DaPlex, whole genome shotgun sequence:
GTAgatgtacttatatatttacaggAAGATACATATACCAAaggattttatgaataaaacgaCTTATCTTCAAATGTATATGTGATCATTTCCAGGCGAAATCGGATGGCAGTCTAGCGGGCGCGGGGGCGGAGGACGGGGGGTCATTGACCGCAGGTGGAAAGGTTCGGTCAAGGAGTCTCGAACCACTCACAGGACTAGCGATGTGGGCGTCCGAGCCACAGATTATTGGTgagtaaattttcattactagACTAATTATTAGTGATAGTGACCAAAAGTCGGTgaagagttttatttataaaaaatggaggtactttctattaatttttttcactcCATGCGTTGTACGTTTTCACTGAAGTTTTTATTGATGGAATTTCATTccggaaataaattatataactgtcatataatatttttttcctttacattgttatattttttacattttaacatatCTGTTGGGGATTTTTTCGGGctaattgcatttaaattgCATTGTAGCTCTTTATTACCTTAAAACGACTCTCGATGTTTTTCATAACGAACTATTGAGCTAGATTAAGtggacaataaataattaattaattcgggtttttttttgtcaatgaatcttaaaaattttagagcAATCTTATATTGTTAAGtggttttaattcattaacacTCGCTGATGAAATCCaagataaaataagatttaacacaaaataaaaattaatggctttcaattttattcgagggaaaaaatttaaacgacCAAATCAAGCATTATAAATGGGATTACCCTTAGgtttataattcaaatcaaTAATGTTACCAGACTAGACTGTATTCTACCGTTTTGTTGCCGGCTCGTATCTTGGCAAAGTTTTGGTGTAGTGGGGATCAGTTTTGCGTATGTACACTTAGTGCAACAAACAATGGTCACTTTCGATGCTTATCAATAAGAAAAACCCCTAACAGTAACGAAAATAATGGGTCCAATTTAAATGCACGCAAGTGTACTCGGGAACGAACGTCCAGTCATTGAAGTATCATCCATTAATTATGCCGTCTCGTTCCTCGCGTCCCGCTTCATATCTATGACACCTAAAAGTCCCATTCTTTGCATCTATCGTTGCTTGTCAAGTTATGTGCCAGCGACTATACTTATTCTCCCCTAAATATGGCATTATATTGGCTTTATATTACAGAGCTGGTGAAGGGCGAACGAGGTTTGGGCTTCTCCATCCTTGACTACCAGGATCCCCTGCGTCCCTCGCACACCCTGGTGGTGATACGGTCCCTGGTGCCGGGCGGCGTGGCCCAGCAGGACGGCAGGCTCATACCAGGCGACAGGCTCCTCTTCGTCAACGAACAGGTGCACTAACATTTCATTTCTATAAActctaaataaaaactagCTTCTACGTAACTCAAGTTTAttctatgttttatataaatcaaggCTTTAATCTTAATACAAAGAACGTCTTAGAGGAATTATGTTTCAAGAGTAcgatataagtttttttaatgatattaaattttaatgatatttaatttattacttaaaagttaataagacgaggtaattttttaatattattataaatttcagaaCTTGGAGAACGCTAGTCTAGAACAAGCCGTCGCTGCTTTAAAGGGCGCCCCCCGTGGCGTGGTCCGTATTGGGGTGGCGAAGCCTCTACCACTAACCGACGGTCCCCCACCACTACCGGCTACCTCCCCACCACCACACCACTAGATGCACTCATAAATACACTctcattaatacattttattatagaaaatcatttttgtCAATTCCAATAATGTAaaagaactttatttaaaacaaaagccaCTTCTACATCAGATGTAACCCACATAACTATCACATGTTCTATAACAGtagttatataacaaagaaaatctGAGATGtttgtgatttaaataatatttattcggGTTTCTTTCCGCACTgcatttcttcttttaattaataattactgcTAATAATTACTGCTTGTAggtaatagtaatattttgtttatcaaataaattggtTATAGTACTTCATGAGACTGTATGAACATTCCTTTTAGTTTCATGTTAAAAGAAGGTGattttgaagtttaaatttataaattagtatatatatatatatatatatatatatatatatactttctacaaattaaattgcatTCTTCTAAGTAGATGTAAGTTCatgagtattattatatattgtttttatataaacatgttatgtacttaatatttttcaaatcacTATACGACCTCGTTctttagtataataaatttaatcatgtTATAAACGGTCAATAAATAGCCccaaatataaatagtgttttattaaaaaaaaaaattaaatatatttatataaaaaatatttacattcattatGAACCAATCACAATAATGGTCTCTATTTGAGCAACACtcgtaataatttttcttcatttttcCCATTGCCGAGctatacttattataacttaacatAATCTAATCTTTGTAGAAGTCTTCTATGATGTCTTTGTATTTCTCGTATACTACGTTTCTCTTGATTTTCAATGTTGGTcctggaataaaaaaaaaattgattagcgttcataaaatattatattttaaatgacgaTGACGTTAAATCTAGATGACAGGGTTTAGGTTGACAAGGGCTTATCTGTTCGAGTAATTTTTtagtactaatattatttttcatttttatgctggaggattaaaaaaaatgtcacctGATTCTTTTTAAGGCAACTTATATGTTAAAGGTGTTGACCATAAACTTagatataaagattataataataaaaaaaaatggttagtTTTTGTGAGTCCGTCCATAAGATATGAACTCAGGAAGAGATTTGGGTGGGGATTGTTTATATTCCTATATCATAGACCAGGAAACTAAAAATCTAAAGTGGATAAGCTTGACAATAAACTTAACAAACGATAAGAAGGCTACTggttaatatataactaaatcgATTGCTTAATAGTCTAAGACAAATCCtcatcttattttttgttaaacgaAACCAGTTTATTTCATGGGTAGCAAAAGTATTATTGACGGAGGGGTCGAGTTAAGGCCCTGGCTTGATgttttatgacaaaacaaaaaagcaAAATGTCTCTAACATACCTAGTTCTCCGGTGTTCATTGAGAAGTCTGCGGGTAGTATAGCGAACTTTTGTACTTTCTGAGCGTTCGATATTGCGTGTTTGTTAGCACGAGTGATGCCATCTTCTATAGCTTTATACACCTGCAGGAGAAATCACATTATatgatacaatttatataggataatatttataaatatgttataaagaaGTATCTTGATATCTAATTCATGGTACATACAACTGGATCCTTGGTCCTGACGATTTCACTGATGGTGGTGGCAGAGCTACCAAGACCAGCCACCCACTTCTTTGTTTCAGTGTCTAACTCGTCCAACGCGTCGCCGGTGTTTGAATCCACTTTGgcctattaaaataaaacctttaacaCATtcctaataataaacaaaaaaacaaatttacatttctaacaaaaatttatttcgtactttataaacaaaaattgcaGTCACTTTTTGCTAGGTGGTCAAAAATCtgattttacttataaagaatattattcgAATTTTCTACGAACATATAAAGGAATTTGTGGATGGGGgtttgaaaagaaatatgGATATACAAATGGCTATTTTCTTTTTGCAACAAGTAAAATATCCTTCATAAGGTAAGCCTCACCTTTAAAGTAAGTAATATGGCTAGGAACTTCTTCCTGTCTCCCACAAGCACAGCATATCCTACGTGTAGCAGTTCGGATTGAACCGCCTGCTCTATGAGAACAGGAGCTATGTTTTCTCCTCCAGCAGTTATCAATAATtccttagaaaatataaaacacatatgCACTAATCCATATATCattaacagattataaaattaaattttataattaacagcTCTTCCTTTGATAATGATTCGAAAAAACACGATAAAAGTAATCAATCAGATTTAAAGTCGGAAGGAATATTGTAATCAtgcaaaaattcaaatatatcgGAGATTTAAGGTGATAGTAACAGAAGtttctattaatttcttaataccTTTATTCTTCCTGTGATGTACAACAAGTTGTGACTATCCAATCTTCCGACATCGCCAGAGTGTAACCATCCGTCTTCGTCTAAAGTGGCTTTCGTCTTTTCTTCGTCATTGAGATAGCCCATGAGAACATGGCGACCGCGCATTTGAATTTCACCAGGGCCGTTGACACTCATGGAATCACCAAATCGTGTTTCGGTTCCGTCCAGTATTTCTCCAGATGAATCCAGCGAGAATCTATAAGAGAGttgtttttaacttatatataatcttataaatattatgcgTTGTAATGGCTTGTATATGTACTCACTTTGGATATATACTAAGTGTGTGAGCACCAGCTGCTTCACTCATCCCGAAGGCATCCATGATGGGTATGTCCAAGGAAAGGAAAAACTTTTTGATCTCAGGCGACAGTGGCGCCGCCGCAGTTACGAATGTTAGGCAACGGTCAAGTCCGAGAGAGTCACGCACCTTGCTGAAGATTAGCGACTTCGCCAGTTTATAACCACAAGTTGTACCCGTTTGCCTGTTACAAAGTAAGTaggtattaaaatctatttccctttgttttaatatacattgtcGTTCTTTTAATAGATGTTCTAACTTACAAAAACAACTTACCACAAAAgtagtctttttttaaataaaaattttagtaattacAACTtcttagttaaataataagaaaactacagtcaaaatattctaaatacaaaaaactaatatcgaatacttttataaacaaaactctTAGTACAAAGCATACCTATCTACAAATTTACGCATTACTTATCAACTCTAATTGGAATAATAGGGAACTGAATGTAACTAAAATGAATTTCAATGTAGTGTGCAGTagattttttactttgttttgataaaacacaaaaaatatctgcACTTATCTACACTATAAACTGCAATAATGTAAGGGGAACAGATTAATGTCAGCGATGTATCTAAGTCTTTAGGAACATGCATTACTAGCAACGGAATTCAAACCAGGGACCACATCACATACCAATACTTAAGTAACTCCAAAAGACTGAAGTCTATTGGCAGAACCCTCGGACTGGACGAAAGGGCACTACATCATATTACATAATCTTCTCagtatttgttaatttcacaacacaaatataaattatattatagctacaggattttctttttaaataaccgtATTGCTATACAGAATCGTATTCAAAGGTGAAAGAAGCATACCACAATATCATAATGTGGCCTGTCACTATCATCTTAGTCTAATCGGTCCATTATGTAAGTGACCTTCATGTCACACCTATTATAActtgttttcatatttgtcAGAAACTTGCTGTTTTACAGCTATAAACatcattaaaagtattttttaaagtggcggtaattatgtaataattgtgaaaaagtagtaaaatatcttaaatgaaaatcttGAAAAGCAGccaatttttgttttgcaatGTTTACAAAACACGCCATCTCTCAGTTCTCTgcacataatatatttgttcggTTTTGTCATATCACGTGATGGTAaggagaaatatatttttcagtagattttttttttggtctaaCATAAAATTAGGTAAAAATACTAGAATAACTTATCAATTGTTTTGTGAAGCGTGATTATGAGTTAGTTTAAACCTACCCGTTAATTCTTGCTAGGTGGTGTTTCGTTCCTTTTTCTTTGGCCCACATTGCTATGCTCTTCTTGAAGGAGCTGTTCGCAGCGCCTACGGCCATTATTTTTTCGTGCATCTTTTCCCATACTCGCGGCACAGCTAGGaaccttaaattaataatatttaattattgctaACCAGTCATTAGCATTGGCGGAGTTTTAgattgtgattaaaaaaaatacacaaaaatatatatttaaaggtcTTTTGACGTAATCATTTGCCTTAAGCATTAACATATCGAGCATCATAGTAAATTTTGAATCTGAGTTTCACATACACTTAATGTATAAAAGAATGAATAAGGTTTATTATCTATTcttcaaagatattaaaaatgcacAAACCTCGTTGGACGGACTTCTCTCAAGGTTTCAACCAACGTCCCCTTGAGGGCATCAGGTCTTGCGAAGTATACTTCAATAGCATTTGTTAATGTTGCATAAATGTCGACTACCTTTAATGAAAGGGTTGTTTcatataagataattatatagCGAATATTGATTGATGTGCCACAATCGATAGAGGCACTGTGACCCGATAGACATACAATAAACAACTTGAGTAATCTATGTAAAGCATAATAAATACCATAGTAAGAAGcggcaaaaattatttaatttttttcatttaaatattgataacttccattttgaaattatatatgggTATTAAAGGCTTCCTTCCAACTGATATTTTACCGATAACTTATGGACTTTGgtacatataatttgtttataaaatatgttaaaacttaatatataaattttaaggcGTGTAACAACAGGAAACGGgcattaaatacttaatatcgTTGATTAGGTGTcgaagataaaaatatgtcaggACgtggattataataaatactactccgattaatattttttgaatgaaCAGTATCACTTTTTTTATAGTGATACTGTTaggtattaaaaatctttttaaatggtTTGTCCTGAGAGGCTTAGGAAGTggacttattattttaattataaacacttGGTCTATACTATGAAATTATGAGAGGTTGTTATGGACGATTAACTTTAATTACCTGTGCGGCAACGTGACTCAGCGGTAAGTATGAAACGATTTTGTCTAATGTAGGTTTCAAATCACCGCATCTTTCACTGATCGCGAATGCATCCCACGTGAGATTGTCGTGTGAGAGCATCACCGCTTTCGGTGGACCCACGGTTCCggactgaaataaaataaaaattatacaatatattgtcACCGTAGCCAAATCCTTTCActctttatattgttataggtGATGGcacaactttatatatttttaattgtgtgTTTTTGGctttgtagtttttttgtctttgttaTACATCTTCTCAGTTAATATGCTAAAGCTAGTTTGAGGACGGATAGGTCTGAATCTTTGCGGACGTCACATACGTTGAATAAAGATTAACAAAGCTTTCGTAATTGAGACATAGACTCGCCTCGTAGAAACGTGAAAACGAAAGCTACTCGCTCGACTATGTGGATAGTAAATTAGATCCATAAATTTGAATAGGAATATATGAAGATAGTATTTcgatcatatataatatatattttttgtattttgtaaaaactacATCGTTATCTTAGTTATAATGAGTTAACACGATTCTTTGATTTATTCCATATCCACCCAATGTTGCATactatttattgaaatgacaGGGTCTTGTATCGTTGTTTAATTTCGTCAACATAGTCATATTTCTTTCTCATTCTTCTACGTAATCAGCTTTTAGGTCAAGctaacataaatatagaaaatttacaacatttttgtTGCTGCCaaagataatttttgatattgttatttataaaaccgacaaatttatacaattctacataataaaatactttttgtttatagttATCACAATAAGTAATcccatttattacatttatccGTGAAgttaggaaatatatttattactgagGTACGAGTATTAAAtaggattattattttatagccaCACATAAAATTAAGCACATAAgttgattaataatattatctgttatatatttatttatttataagaatgttATCTGTACTATTTTGTTGGCATAATACAGAACAAAtgaatgttatttatcattctgAGTATAGTCtttcatatcatttttaaagtcCCTTTTAATGCCCGCAAATTTTTCACAGTATTTAGGTATACTTACGTTAGATCATTGTTATTGAATAGAATGACAAATTTGTCCCGAAATCTACTACTTCTACTGCGTTACACAGTTCATTCTCGATATGAAAACCGGAAATAATGAGGGCGACATGAGCAACATAAGCTCTCGGAAAAAgttctaaacaaaaataaaattaactcatacatacaaatacatattcaaTAAAGTAATCATGACAAGTAAATGGACTCATAAAATTTGactagaataaaattttaaaattcttgcaaatatcctattaatattataaccacGAAAGTTTGTGGAGACGGCTGgatgtttgttgctctttcacacaaaaactatataactGATATGTATAAGCTTAAACATTAGAATACGACGAAAatttctcagcattccatggatttacCGTGcgagtgccgggtccatcgcattgcagggagaggagcttcaacagcaCCTGGGATTTGTGACCCAGgtttaggtttaaggggcccctatctaacgcccGTTAAACGCTCATCTCCACCTTATGAACCTACTGGCGCTTCCTTCGAAACTTGTTCTAAGAAAGAATTGacgttagttctggacaggcccatgtcttttagtaggttgtagagataTTTAACTGTAATATCTCTAGCTCCCAcctctaccgcgtacaaatgtacgacgaacctattcatAGTGACATTGTAACACTTGTCGACCTTGATGACATGGTCAAGGTCTTTGGGAAGGTCGGTTGACATGACTATGTCTTATAGACTTATAATTTATCCCTAAAATCGTAGTTACCTCAGTTACCGCGTGATCAATATATAACCACGTGACGCAGACTATAGATGTCgctagttaatatttattataatttataccatatgatttttttttacacactaATCACTATTCATTTCTCAACTGCTTTGCAgccaaaaactaattaaaattataaaattattcgttGCAAAAAGGTATTCcaaaaagtgtttttaaaacatcatttgCATTGTAATGCtgctgatttttttaaaacctaaatttgaatttaaattttggttcttttaaattgtttgcAAAACTAAAATGTTGTGAAACAGTCGGAGTTTCAAATTGTATTATCGGGCCTGGCGACTTGTGATGTTTTGCTAAAATATCACaactaaaaagaatattattgaaggtgtgtttcaaatttttgaaatgttagTCAATAGTTAGAGTCTTATCTTATCGTTACATAAATGTTCATTTACTCGATGGTTCATTGACCTCTCTAGTAACAAACTAAGAACAGAtagttgatattattttttatcttttttttctaaataaataatttgaattagcAAAGGAAACCAAAAGCAATCGTCAGTTTAGTACATATCGATTAATTTGATAAGGTGATTGCATTTGCTTAACACATTATTTACCAcctaaaatgataaaatcttAAGAatgttaagataaatatttatttcaatatacaactccaaattaattttaaaagagtaCAAATGGCTTCATTTTTGACATTAGTTTAGTAATCAGATCGTTGTCGCtgttaataattcatattatgcAGTGCCTAAATATGAACATCGAACCATTTTTATCTTTCAGAAGATAAATTAGATTATATCTAAGTACTTACTGCGGCTCATCGCAATGATAAGGATTgcatttttttgatttaattatttttataaataataaatttatcaaatgttAGGAGCTGGAACAATCACTATGTAGGATAGACATTATTTAAGAATCaagaaattaacattaaaaaaatacaacttaaattaatctaaCCGTTTCTTAGACCATTTTCTATGAGGTTCtgaatctttaataaataaagtataaagataaattaaataagtataaagaGATCATTTACTAGGAAACCAGACCATATTTCTAGAGCTgttggatataaaaaaaatatacttacagtGTATACAAGAGTGCAGCACTCGTTGACGGCAATAGACTTAAGGATGTTGTTCAACTGTGTGTCAGGTTCCTTCGCTCCCATCTCCATCAACTGGTCCCACTGACATACGaaactttacattaaatacttattggaggtaaaaaataaataaatacaggcTGGTAAGGTaatgtactttaaaaaaaacttcactTATTTGCAAAACTTACACTGTAGACACCAGGCACAGACGTGTCTACCGGACCTTCCCATTGTACGATAGCTTTTAGATGCTTCAAGCGTCCTTGTATGGACAATATTTTGTCTAATTGCTTCTTGTCCTGCACAGCGCAGATGTTCGCTCGTGAGGATTCCAGACAATGGAAACATGCTTCAGCAGAATTCGTGGTGTAAATTCCAGCCGCATAACCTCTGGCagaattgattacaaaatattatatcaaatattgtcTGCGAACTTGAAACAAAGCTGTTCATACAGGTTTTAGCACGTgtctattattaattatgggAAATTTTGTTAGCCACAGCAAGTAGTTAATGAGTGacaattaacatttaacacaTACCCGGCGTGAATAGCTGCG
Protein-coding regions in this window:
- the LOC116778949 gene encoding very long-chain-fatty-acid--CoA ligase bubblegum isoform X1, encoding MQVPNGVENQKYLNGPDQVIPVDHYICCTPGGHVKLRMGSRGVAAEPPISVPGLLSRTVARYPDATAFATKKSDGKWHRTTYRQYQERVRTIAKAFLKIGLERFHSVCILGFNSEEWYIADLAAIHAGGYAAGIYTTNSAEACFHCLESSRANICAVQDKKQLDKILSIQGRLKHLKAIVQWEGPVDTSVPGVYSWDQLMEMGAKEPDTQLNNILKSIAVNECCTLVYTSGTVGPPKAVMLSHDNLTWDAFAISERCGDLKPTLDKIVSYLPLSHVAAQVVDIYATLTNAIEVYFARPDALKGTLVETLREVRPTRFLAVPRVWEKMHEKIMAVGAANSSFKKSIAMWAKEKGTKHHLARINGALSSSPRVLPIDFSLLELLKYWQTGTTCGYKLAKSLIFSKVRDSLGLDRCLTFVTAAAPLSPEIKKFFLSLDIPIMDAFGMSEAAGAHTLSIYPKFSLDSSGEILDGTETRFGDSMSVNGPGEIQMRGRHVLMGYLNDEEKTKATLDEDGWLHSGDVGRLDSHNLLYITGRIKELLITAGGENIAPVLIEQAVQSELLHVGYAVLVGDRKKFLAILLTLKAKVDSNTGDALDELDTETKKWVAGLGSSATTISEIVRTKDPVVYKAIEDGITRANKHAISNAQKVQKFAILPADFSMNTGELGPTLKIKRNVVYEKYKDIIEDFYKD
- the LOC116778949 gene encoding long-chain-fatty-acid--CoA ligase ACSBG2 isoform X2, which codes for MQVPNGVENQKYLNGPDQVIPVDHYICCTPGGHVKLRMGSRGVAAEPPISVPGLLSRTVARYPDATAFATKKSDGKWHRTTYRQYQERVRTIAKAFLKIGLERFHSVCILGFNSEEWYIADLAAIHAGGYAAGIYTTNSAEACFHCLESSRANICAVQDKKQLDKILSIQGRLKHLKAIVQWEGPVDTSVPGVYSWDQLMEMGAKEPDTQLNNILKSIAVNECCTLVYTSGTVGPPKAVMLSHDNLTWDAFAISERCGDLKPTLDKIVSYLPLSHVAAQVVDIYATLTNAIEVYFARPDALKGTLVETLREVRPTRFLAVPRVWEKMHEKIMAVGAANSSFKKSIAMWAKEKGTKHHLARINGQTGTTCGYKLAKSLIFSKVRDSLGLDRCLTFVTAAAPLSPEIKKFFLSLDIPIMDAFGMSEAAGAHTLSIYPKFSLDSSGEILDGTETRFGDSMSVNGPGEIQMRGRHVLMGYLNDEEKTKATLDEDGWLHSGDVGRLDSHNLLYITGRIKELLITAGGENIAPVLIEQAVQSELLHVGYAVLVGDRKKFLAILLTLKAKVDSNTGDALDELDTETKKWVAGLGSSATTISEIVRTKDPVVYKAIEDGITRANKHAISNAQKVQKFAILPADFSMNTGELGPTLKIKRNVVYEKYKDIIEDFYKD